GGCTAgcattgtttagctttttgcaCAGGACTTTCGacacctcccaacacagtGTTTGAACAGCACGAGCATAGCTGGGCTAGCATTGTTTAGCTTTTAGCCAGGACTTTGGacacctcccaacacagtGTTTGAACAGCACGAGCATAGCTGGGCTAgcattgtttagctttttgcacaggactttggacacctcccaacacagtGTTTAAACAGCACGAGCATAGCTGGGCTAgcattgtttagctttttgcacaggactttggacacctcccaacacagtGTTTGAACAGCACGAGCATAGCTGGGCTAgcattgtttagctttttgcacaggactttggacacctcccaacacagtGTTTAAACAGAACGAGCATAGCTGGGCTAgcattgtttagctttttgcCAGGACTTTGGAGACCTCCCAACACAGTGTTTGAACAGCACGAGCATAGCTGGGCTAgcattgtttagctttttgcacaggactttggacacctcccaacacagtGTTTGAACAGCACGAGCATAGCTGGGCTAgcattgtttagctttttgccaggactttggacacctcccaacacagtGTTTAAACAGAACGAGCATAGCTGGGCTAGCATTATTTAGCATTTTGCACAGGACTTTGGacacctcccaacacagtGTTTAAACAGAACGAGCATAGCTGGGCTAgcattgtttagctttttgcaCAGGACTTTGGACACCTCCCAACAGAGTGTTTGAACAGCACGAGCATAGCTGGGCTAgcattgtttagctttttgcacaggactttggacacctcccaacacagtGTTTGAACAGCACGAGCATAGCTGGGCTAgcattgtttagctttttgcacaggactttggacacctcccaacacagtGTTTAAACAGAACAAGCATAGCTGGGCTAgcattgtttagctttttgcaCAGGACTTTCGacacctcccaacacagtGTTTGAACAGCACGAGCATAGCTGGGCTAGCATTGTTTAGCTTTTAGCCAGGACTTTGGacacctcccaacacagtGTTTGAACAGCACGAGCATAGCTGGGCTAgcattgtttagctttttgcacaggactttggacacctcccaacacagtGTTTAAACAGCACGAGCATAGCTGGGCTAgcattgtttagctttttgcacaggactttggacacctcccaacacagtGTTTGAACAGCACGAGCATAGCTGGGCTAgcattgtttagctttttgcacaggactttggacacctcccaacacagtGTTTGAACAGAACGAGCATAGCTGGGCTAgcattgtttagctttttgccaggactttggacacctcccaacacagtGTTTGAAGAGCACGAGCATAGCTGGGCTAgcattgtttagctttttgccaggactttggacacctcccaacacagtGTTTAAACAGCACAAGCATAGCTGGGCTAgcattgtttagctttttgcacaggactttggacacctcccaacacagtGTTTAAACAGAACAAGCATAGCTGGGCTAgcattgtttagctttttgcacaggactttggacacctcccaacacagtGTTTGAACAGAACGAGCATAGCTGGGCTAgcattgtttagctttttgccaggactttggacacctcccaacacagtGTTTGAACAGCACAAGCATAGCTGGGCTAgcattgtttagctttttgcacaggactttggacacctcccaacacagtGTTTAAACAGCACGAGCATAGCTGGGCTAgcattgtttagctttttgcacaggactttggacacctcccaacacagtGTTTAAACAGAACAAGCATAGCTGGGCTAgcattgtttagctttttgcacaggactttggacacctcccaacacagtGTTTGAACAGCACGAGCATAGCTCGGCTAgcattgtttagctttttgcacaggactttggacacctcccaacacagtGTTTGAACAGCATGAGCATAGCTAGGCTAgcattgtttagctttttgcaaggactttggacacctcccaacacagtGTTTGAACAGAACGAGCATAGCTGGGCTAgcattgtttagctttttgcacaggactttggacacctcccaacacagtGTTTAAACAGAACGAGCATAGCTGGGCTAgcattgtttagctttttgcaCAGGACTTTGGAGACCTCCCAACACAGTGTTTGAACAGCACGAGCATAGCTGGGCTAgcattgtttagctttttgccaggactttggacacctcccaacacagtGTTTAAACAGAACGAGCATAGCTTGGCTAgcattgtttagctttttgccaggactttggacacctcccaacacagtGTTTGAACAGCACGAGCATAGCTGGGCTAgcattgtttagctttttgcacaggactttggacacctcccaacacagtGTTTAAACAGAACGAGCATAGCTGGGCTAgcattgtttagctttttgcaccggactttggacacctcccaacacagtGTTTGAACAGCACAAGCATAGCTGGGCTAgcattgtttagctttttgcacaggactttggacacctcccaacacagtGTTTGAACAGCATGAGCATAGCTGGGCTAgcattgtttagctttttgcacaggactttggacacctcccaacacagtGTTTGAACAGCATGAGCATAGCTGGGCTAgcattgtttagctttttgcacaggactttggacacctcccaacacagtGTTTGAACAGCATGAGCATAGCTGGGCTAgcattgtttagctttttgccaggactttggacacctcccaacacagtGTTTAAACAGAACGAGCATAGCTGGGCTAgcattgtttagctttttgccaggactttggacacctcccaacacagtGTTTGAACAGCACAAGCATAGCTGGGCTAgcattgtttagctttttgcCAGGACTTTGGATACCTCCCAACACAGTGTTCAAACAGAACGAGCATAGCTGGGCTAgcattgtttagctttttgcacaggactttggacacctcccaacacagtGTTTGAACAGCACGAGCATAGCTGGGCTAgcattgtttagctttttgcacaggactttggacacctcccaacacagtGTTTGAACAGCACGAGCATAGCTGGGCTAgcattgtttagctttttgccaggactttggacacctcccaacacagtGTTTGAACAGCATGAGCATAGCTGGGCTAgcattgtttagctttttgcaCAGGACTTTGGAAGACAATGGACAGCAGAACCAGAAGAGGTCCCCACCCCCCTAGGTGTTCAAAGGACAATTTAtcagcccccctccccaataattTGCTCAAAAGAGACAACAATATTCAACAAATAGATAGGTGTTTAAAGGAAAATTTTATCACCCTCCTCCCCAATAATTTGCTCAAAGGATCAGCGACAACCAAAAGCGTAGGTGTGTAAAGGACAATagtgtccctcccccctctctaatatttttcttcttgacatcaacccccctcccctccctcctcttCTTTGCTTTCACTGTCTATGAAAACATACCTTTCCAGAACATTCTAAATGAATCCCAGGCACACTGAGTGAAGTGACGAACATTGTGACACAACGCAAAAGGAAGACAGTCCCGGCCAGAGCCATCATGCGTCTAATTAAAATCATTCTATGCTTGTGTAAAAATAAGACGGCTACCCACATGGACCACAGGACGATACCGGTAAACTCACACATGGTAAAGGCCCAAGGAATGAGAGGGACGCTATCCAGGATAATATCGGGCAGTGGAGGGTATTTCTTCATGTCCGGAACCCTATCGTGGACCACAGTCATCACAAAAGACGTGAGGCAGAAAACAAGGAAAGCGTACAGAACACTGAGGAACGTTCGCCATGTCTCTGAAACATCAGCGAGGCTTAGGGAATTCGATCCTTCTTCATCGTCATTTGAATCGCTTGAAGAAATATAAGCACTGTCCTTGAAATCCAGGCTCTTTTTTCTTGAATACGTGTCTAAATTTAGGGCCGATTTGCTATGTTCCTGTTGTAATTTATTAATGGCAAGCCATAGCCGTTTCCTATCACCGAGAACTCGAATTCCAAGTGAATCTTTGAGGTCATTTTCAGTCAAAATGAGGAGAACTTGCCCGTCGATTCTATTGTCGTTGACAAACTCTTTGTAATAATCGCCATAGCCTATATTTTCCAGCCATAATCCCACTTCTTCTGAACTCCATTGAGACACAGGAAGCTTCTCTTCGTCCACCATCTTGGAGAAAAAACAATGTGAAATGCGCATTTGGCAGGACTTTGTACTAGCTTGTGACGTCACTACCGGTTAGATAACCGCTGTCCAACAAATTTGTAGGTCCTCGAAAATGGCtggccacaggtagcccaaatcCAAAAAGTAGAAAGAAAGACTCGACAGTGGCTCAAACTCACTTTGATGGATATCATAAGCATTCTTTTATAGCAGCCCTTCAATGGTTTGGTGTACTTACAAGCTGAGGCATTGTAAAAATGGTTTTCTGCTGTTTCTTACAGTGATACATAAAGAAATGAAAGATATTCACGTTGGACAAAAGGCCGGCAACATGAAATGTCATATACACGTGCGTGACTAAGAAAAGCAGAACTAAAATGCTAAAGGCGGTAATAAATTAAATCTAGGTCACAGCGTGCTGTGCATGATGACGAAATTTCCACACTACCATAGCAACACGCTTATTCCCAAGAGACgcaagcgtgaaaaagaccccgatatttttcaATCTACATCttagcgagctgtgcgtggcgtaaccgactaagacaggcctgggatcctggttattgcctccccattaatgcgcgggtacctcaggttcctttgtgttgtacagttcgctagatagcggtgctggggccgaaatctccagcctagccgtaaagctttagctgccatacggcgTTTCAGCgtatgtctggaagtatggtctatttttttgtctCGTTTCATTTGATCTGAGGGGTTCGATCCTCGGGCAATTGGctctacctttttttttctataacttATCAGTACTTTTTATGCctttatcgtttttttttttttttttcatttctgttCTCGGTTATATCCCAAGCACTAGAGGGTATTTCTCAAGCAATCGATTTATACATGTAACACTTGTAACAATATTTAGATAGATGTAAAAACCGCTCGTTCAGCGTAAGCACCTTTAACAACGTATGGGTAAGAATAGGATCTTATTGGAAAGATCACCCAATTGTCAAAATTCTGATTTATGGTTGATAACAAGAGAGAATACGTTTCATAAATGTTTAATACATTGTATACTGTATTTTCAGGGGCGTACCAGGTTTTGGGCAGTGTTTTTATCAGTTGAAGGGAAATAGCCAGTAGAGTATGGCTGTGGccacaatattttctaaatatttttgtatcgTGCTTCACCCAATATTCGAGGCCAAAGCCCTGACTGTAGTTAATTACAGCACGGGCTTATGTTCAGCATTGATTGCTATTTTTATAGAGACGGGTATTGTGACGGTGTATATGAAAAAGTAAGAACCATGGACAAACATCATTTCCTTCAATTGAGAATAGGTGTCAAATCATGAAGGCTTAGTTTTCGAAGTAAAAGTTTCTTAGTAAAAGTTTTCTGAGTAAAAGTTTCTTAGAATAAACGTTGATTCTGCGATTTTGCTGTTTATAAagtcgattttttttatctccgGTGGCAGCGAATGCAAGCGATCGTATCCAAATGCACATGTTGAGTTGATTAGTCATTTTTTAGTGCGCTCTGTTAGTGCCAGAACCTTCACAGATCAATTCAAAGGCTCGAGAAGGGCTGTAATTTGTATAATGGACAAAGACACCTTTGCATGATTTTACCTCCTGACACGACTCAATAAGTCAAAAACACTCTTTCATTTAATCTAATATTTCAAGAGCGTTTTCctttaaaaaggaaaatattaATTAATGTACCCCGCTTCTTCATTAAATGCTAATGAGCATTAATAATTTAAGTAACTGCGTCTAATGAAGGAAAACATATCAGGAAAGTTTTCTAATTGGCAAACAAAGACATCCTAAATAGGAATAGATGAGAAGGTCTACAGACTATGTGGAATAAGCCTTTTCGTATTCTAAAGAGTttactgttaaaaaaaataatcttaaatattttctattatgTAATATTCCTTTGTGATTTTAATTGAATAATGTGAGTTCGAGTCATTAACTTTGTACAAATGCGTTAAAGTTTGTCAAAAACTGTGAAAGGTACTTCGAAAGTCAACAGGAGCTTTTTTCAACCATCACTTTTAGCAAAATGTTCTCGGTTCAGTAGAATCCTAATTCAATTATTACTGGGAAACTCTCGTCGGCCTCTATTTTGTTACACTAGCAAAACCAAGTGTAAAAGAACCATTTTCATATTTCCATCAAACTTTTTTGGGAagttttttcaatatttcggTTGAATTTGATGAATGAAGTAAAGAAGTTTGTTTTCGATTTGAGTAGAGTattgattgaaaatagtaACAGAGGTGTGGCTAACTAGGGGTTTTTGTATTGAGTTACACACATACTCATTCACCATTCATCCTTTCGATGAAAAAggggaaaagaagaaaaatgaaaaaggccATTTTTGCAGGGTTTTTACCGCTTATTTTCCTTCGCTTTTTTCACTCTAGCCTATTTTCTATGCTCTGTCTAAATTCTTTTGATGGGTATGTTGTTGGGCGTATATATCCGACGGAAGTAGAGACTAACAAGCTTGATAAAATACCCATTCCCTTTAACCCACTTTAAAGGtaacacaaaaaaaacacggCCAACTCTGCTGTGACTTTCTCTCAAACATTTCATCTCTGTGGAGTCCTATAGCATCGAGTACATTTTTTACGGTAGCTATTCCTGGGGGAACACCATATGAACGTTACCATAATAGAAGAAAAagggagaaaagaaaaaagaataaatcaTGGGGAAACATTTAGCACTCTCTTTTATTGCTTTTATGCCATTTCTGGTTATTTTTGTGCCATTACTGGTTATTATCTGGTTATTCTAGTTTTTTGTCAGAGAACTTGAAATGGGAATAAGTTCGGGCGTTAATATCCGTCGGAAGTGGGATCTAACAAGTTAGCCCACACTGTAACAAAACAAGCCAATAAAACCACTAACGGCTTGCCTACTTTGTGTTTTAATGAGCGATTGATTAGATGCTTTCCGTTACAAGTTTTCAGAGAATATAAAGGTACAGTGCACCgtgtttttttacaaatcaCACGTCGTATACAGAGAGACGTTGATTGAAATCGTACTTTTTGTTTATCAGGGAATAACGGTAAGTAAGATGAAGTTTAAGACATTTATGTACAAAATATACACTGAGAGGCAAATTTTTCgttaaattaaataataatataataataatatggtttTTAGGGAATCAGTTGCTAAACACATCATCATGCTGCTGAAAACAccgaaaacaaaatttatttaaagAAGGACCTGCGCTAGAATTTCTTTTTTGGTCAAACAGGCGCGAACCTGGTCCAAGTCGTCTTTCATGCTAGACCACGTCCAAAAGTGCAGAGCTCCGAAAATTTAAGAAAACCCTAGCCGTAGATTAACTTTGATAATTTCGAAGATGAAAAGAATGTTTTGTACACACATGGCAATAATGACAAACTGCTTGGAATCAAATTCTATAACAACAGCAAAATATAACATCCATATTTATATCAAGTAGTGCGCGCTCGTTTGAAATGATGACGTTTTTGTATGCTCGCGcgtaaaaaagaaacattaatttcttttttgcttCCAAACCTTTTAAACCTTTTAATTGATATATGTCcagttctaaaaaaatatatattaatttgAACTTGATTCTATCTTCCTATAAAGCAGGTCCTTGTTTTCCCATACGAAATAAATTGCAGCgcattaaaatataaaatatacattAAAAGTTTTCGAGTTGGGATTGTTTGTAACGCTTTTGATATCAACCCAGGGTTTCCATGGCAAACTATGTGATTCTTTGTTTAGCGCATCACAGACAAAGATCACCAAACGTAAACACAGTAAAAGATCTACCCTCATCTTAAATAAAGATACACTTGAGAATCCATGTATCGTAATCCGTGTTGGTTCATTGGTAACATGATAATGGCTCAATCCtggtcttgtgtcttgtcctCTTTCTTGTGTTCAAAGTGCATGTGCCGCTATGTAGATGTGTTAGCAAAGTGCTTTAAGATAACCAATTTGATGCGCGCTACCttgacaaatttttttttttcaagaaagtTAGCCTATCCGAAGAATCCGTCGTATTATAATTTTCATACCTCTCTGGTTGGCTTGTGAAGATGTCAATTAGATATAGCACATTGCACATATCCTTATTGGCATACTTCACAAAGATGTCAAGATGGCCGCAGTAGCACGTGTTGGAATGTAAAAGAGGATAgtgtttcattgttttctaattttttactatgtttcattattattattttttatttttatcttctaCCTACAGTTTCACTTCATACGTTGCAATGCGAACAAGCTTCCTGTTCTTCGCTTTGCTTCTCTACACGGTCACCCTGTGTACTGCCATCTCTCGGATTGGCAGGTCTCTGCAACGCAGGCCCAGGCAATTCCCGGCCAAATCGCACGGAGTCGAGGCTGCATTCGCGCGTGCTGTATATGACAAGGGCACGAGAATAGCTGACGACTCGGTGAGAGAGATTACTGATTATTTCACCAAACGTATGGTATCACGTGACTGGCAATTTCCATATAAGGATCACGACGAACACGGGTTCCCCTTGGAAAGTGACAAACTACCTCTAGAATACATTTCAACCACAGGAAAATCTGGCCAAAATAGAGCCAAGAATACCCTCATTTACATAAAACCCCACAGTCTTCCAATAGAAAAAAGAGTCGAGAATTTAGAAAATGACGTCAGCCAAGAGGATGATGTGGACGACGATGGTTTTGAAATGGATGATGCAATAGTGGAAGATGATAAAGACGAGGAGTACTGGAGACCACATCGTCTGCGCATGCGCTTCAAGAGAGACAGGTCCCAGCATATACGATATGGAAAAAGATAACAGAACATTCAAGGGGCTTGCGTAATGAAGAGGGCACCGCTATCAACACTAAGGAATAGACTCAGTAAACTATGCATATATGTGTTCAAACAGTTTCTGCTGTGGTTTCACATATCTTTATGTCTATTTTTGTTAATCTCTATTTAAGTATTTgaaaaatgattatttggttTTACTGATCTGTGATAAAGGGAATTATTTTGCCAAGATTATGTCTATTTTCTGGGAAAACTTGACCTGCATGTTCGATTTAACGCTCAGTAAATAAATACTTATTTGTTATCAGGTCGTCAGGGGGAATCTGATTACCAGCATTTGACTCCCCTACCCGAGCCATTGATAATTCGCACCCTTGGTAACACAAACCCTCGGTAACTAAAACACTCGATAACTCGACCCCTCGATAACTCGAACCCTTGATAACTCGAACCCTTGATAACACAAACCCTCGTTAACTAAAACCCTCGATAACTCGAACCCTTGATAACTTAAACCCTCGATAATTCGAACCCTTGATAACTCAAACCCCCAATTACTCAAGCCCTTGATTATTCGAACCCTTGATAACTCGAACCCTTGATAACTAAAACCCTCGGTAACTAAAACCCTCGATAACTCGAACCCTCGATAACTCGAACCCTTGATAACTCGAACCCTTGATAACACAAACCCTCGTTAACTAAAACCCTCGATAACTCGAACCCTCGATAACTCGAACCCTTGATAACTTAAACCCTCGATAACTCGAACCCTTGATAACTCAAACCCCCGGTTACTCAAGCCCTTGATTATTCGAACCCTTGATAACTCGAACCCTTGATAACTTAAACCCTTGGTAACTAAAACCCTCGATAACTCGAACCCTCGATAACTCGAACCCTTGATAAC
The DNA window shown above is from Nematostella vectensis chromosome 15, jaNemVect1.1, whole genome shotgun sequence and carries:
- the LOC116619408 gene encoding uncharacterized protein LOC116619408 — encoded protein: MRTSFLFFALLLYTVTLCTAISRIGRSLQRRPRQFPAKSHGVEAAFARAVYDKGTRIADDSVREITDYFTKRMVSRDWQFPYKDHDEHGFPLESDKLPLEYISTTGKSGQNRAKNTLIYIKPHSLPIEKRVENLENDVSQEDDVDDDGFEMDDAIVEDDKDEEYWRPHRLRMRFKRDRSQHIRYGKR